In Thermodesulfobacteriota bacterium, the DNA window CTCGCGGACATTAGATGATAACACGCCTATGCGCTCGACCAATTCCCATGGGCATTGCCCCTCGATCAGGAATTCCGCCTGTTTGCCCTCCTTGACCGATGGCGAAATACCATTGCCGCTCCAGCGGTTTGTCTGGACTGCATCCCACTTGACTTCATCCAGTTGATTCAGGTCGCAACGGTCTTCAAAAAAACGCGAACCAGCGTTCGACAGCGTAAAAGCCCAACGCTTCTGGTTTTGCTCGGCCCAGGCGACGGATTCATGAAGATCGGCCTCCAAGTGAATAATGGAACCTTGTCCATCGCGATAAGTCAAGTCAGGGAGGTTGCCCTGATAGATCACATAGAGCATGGTAGAGCGCGGACAAAAATAGAACGGCACACAGTCGCCCACATACAAGGTCGGATGACTGGTTAGAGTTATCTCGTTCAGCCGCCGCTGCTTTATAGCCTCCATGCCAATGGTGCTGCCAGGCAAGAGTCGCCTGCCGACTTCTCGGTCGCACCACAAGCTCCCATCAGCGATGATGGATGGTAGCCGGTCCACATGCATAATATGGTAGATCTTCGGCTGTACTGGGACGGTCATTCCTTGACCTCCATGCCTTCTTCGATCATCTCATCCGGTTCTTCAGTTTCCTCATCGAGCGGTTCGGTGTCTTCGGATTCGTCAGGCAGGTTCGCCTCTGCCTCTCGCACGTCGAGCTTGCCGGTGACTACGTCGGCGATCAGGCGCGTGCGATATTCGCGGAGGAGTTCAAGTTTAAATAGGGACAACGGGGTTGTTGAAAAAGTGTCTTTTTCAAAAAAGTAGTCATTCCTGCGAAAGCAGGAATCCAGTTATTTCAAGGACTTCTGGACTCCCGCCTTCGCGGGAGTGACAGGAATATTGCTTTTTTCAACAGCCCCACAACGGCCGTTTATTTTCCCTCCCCCTACCTTCCCCCAATAATACTCATCGTCAAGGGTTTGTCAACGTAAAAGGGGCCCGCTTAAGCGGGCCCCTTGTCTTAATCGTGGTGCCCAGGGACGGAGTCGGTCGGGGGGCCGCCGCAATGCGGCGGCCATTATAGAAGGTCTCTACCTTACCGACAAAGGCCCGGCGGTTTTTGCCGGGCCGCTTCACCCCGACACAAGGATTGTAAATCCTCGTGTCATAGAAGAAAAGAGCAACCCGTGACGAGTTGCCCCCATAAGTAGGTGGTGCCCAGGGACGGAGTCGAACCGCCGACACGAGGATTTTCAGTCCTCTGCTCTACCAACTGAGCTACCTGGGCGTTGTCTAATAAAATAAGGTAATTTAAAGGCGCCGGATTGTCAAGGTCTTTTACCCTCTATCGCCCTCGCCGTCCCCTCTTTCTGCCCTTCCCCCCGCCCACGGCGGACCACACCACGGCCGTCCCGGCGACGAACCCCCCTATGTGCGCGTACCAGGCGATGCCGCCCCCGGCGGCGGTGCTAAGGACCTGGAAGGCGAACCAGATGCCGAGGAAGATTACCGCCGGGATACTCACCACCCGGATGAAGAAGAAGACGATTATGAGCGTTTTGACGTGGGCCCTCGGGAAGAGCAGGAAGTAGGCGCCGAGTATGCCGGCCACCGCGCCGCTCGCACCGATCATCGGAATGGCCGAGTCCGGGTGGATGACGACGTGCGTGAGGCTCGCCACCACGCCGGTCGAGAGGTAGAAGATGAGGAACTTCAGGTGCCCGAGCCTGTCCTCTATGTTGTCGCCGAATATCCAGAGGTAGAGCATGTTGCCGCCGAGATGCATAAAACCCCCGTGTACGAACATGGCCGTAAAGAGCGAGAGGGGAGGGGGGAGGAAGTTCTCGGGGATGATGTCCCGCAGGCGGGTTATCTCGTACGGTATGGCCCCGGCCTTCAGGATAAAGAGGTCAAGCTTTACCTGCCCGAGTTTTATTGGGCCGAGCATGCCCTGTCCGAGCGAGCTCTGGTAGATAAAGACCATTGTATTGAGCGCTATGAGCGCCACCGTGACGTAGGGGAAGGTGCTGGTGGGGTTGTCGTCCTTTAAGGGTATCATCCGATTTTTTTCATGCGGAAGGTGTAGAAGTGGCGCACGATCCCGTCGCCCTCCTTCGAGCCGTAGTGGGCGGCATCGAGCACCTCGAAGCCCCCGGCTCTTCGTATACCTCTATCCACTTGTCGTATCTACCCATTCGCACCTACCTATGGCGGCTATACCCAGAGCATACCGGATACCCCCCCCTCCCCCCCCGCCGGTGGCCTGTAGCCTGAAGATATGTGGGGACGAGTTAAAGGCGCGCTCTGCGAGCTTGTCATTTAAGTTTTTTTCCATTATATTGAAGGTCGTTGCCCGATAGAGACCGCGTATACAAGTATAGGTAAAACAAGGGAGTATTTCAAGAAGACAAAGATGGATACGGGAAGTCTCAAAGGCACGGCAACTCAAAGGGATCCCGGGGGGGGCCGGCCGGGCCCCGTTCCGGGATCTTACCCGGCATGGGTCGCGCTTGTTGTTATCATTGTTTTTGCGGCCGCGGTACGTTTCCAACTCCTGGACGTCCCGCTGGAACGGGATGAAGGGGAATATGCCTATGCCGGGCAGCTCATGCTCGAGGGCGTCCCGCCGTACGCAAAGGCCTACAACATGAAGATGCCGGGGATCTACGCGGCGTATGCGGTCATTATGGCGGCATTCGGCCAGACCCCCGCGGGGATACATCTGGGCCTGCTCGTCATCAACGCCGTCACTATCGTCCTCGTCTTTTTGCTCGCCAGGAGGATCTACGACCCCTTTACCGGTGCCGCGGCCGCCGGTTTTTTCGCCCTCCTCTCGCTTAGTCCTTCTGTTCAGGGTATTTTCGCCAATGCCGAGCACTTCGTCATACTCCCGGCACTGGGCGGCATATTGTTGCTGCTCCGAGCCGTCGAGTCCGGCCGGGGAGGGGGGGAAGGGGGGGAAGGGGGGGGAGGGTCGCTTTTCCTGATCGGGCTGCTCCTTGGGGTGGCTTTCATAATGAAGCAGCACGGCGCGTTCTTCGTCGCGTTCGGGGGGCTCTACCTTCTCTTCGGCGAGCTCGGCCGCCGGCCGGTCGTATGGTCGCGGTGCGTCCGGAGGTGCCTCTTATTTTCGGCCGCCGCCGCGCTCCCGCTCGTCCTGACCTGCACCATTCTCTTTTATGCCGGCGTCTTCGACAGGTTCTGGTTCTGGACCTTCGTCTATCCCCGTGAATACCTGGCGCAGACCGACCTCTCGGTGGGGCTGCGGGTGCTTTGGTTAAGGCTTGCGATTATGTACGGTTCGGCGGCTTTTGTATGGGGTCTTGCGACGATGGGGCTTGTCTCTATCCTGTGCAATAAGCGGACGCGCGACAGATCTCTTTTCCCTGCGGGTTTTATCGCGGCGTCATTGCTCTCCACCTGCCCGGGCCTCTACTTCAGGCCCCATTACTTCATCCTTCTCCTGCCGGCAATCGCCCTGTTAGGCGGCGTCGGAGCAAGCTCGGTGGCGCGTCTGTTTTTCAATGCCCGTACCCCCGCCTTTAAAAAAGGGGCGGCGGCGGTTCTTGCGCTCGCGGCCTTTTTCCACGGCGCCTACCAGGAAAACGACTTCTTTTTCCGTATGGGCCCGCTTGAGGCGACACGCAAGGTCTACGGCATAAGGCCTTTTCCCGAAACCGTGGAGGTCGCAAGCTATATCCGGGAACACTCCTCGGATAACGACAGCATAGCCGTAATCGGCTCGGAGCCGCAGATATACTTCTATTCCGGGAGGCGGTCCGCCACGGGCTACATCTATACATATGCCATGCTTGAAGACCATGAGTATGCCCTGAAGATGCAGCGGGAGATGGCCCGGGAGATAGAGTCCGCACGCCCGGAGTTTCTGGTGTTCGTGAACGCGCTGAGCTCGTGGGGCGTAAGCGAGTGGCCCGGAGGCTTCATATTCGACTGGTTCGACGAGTACCGGAGGAAGCACTTCGACCTGGTCGGGGTCGTTCATATCGTCTCGCCCGAGCGGACCGTATACAGGTGGGGGGAGGAGGTTTCCGGGTATCCTCCGCTTTCGGATAACCGGCTCGATATTTACAAGAGGAAGTAGCCGGGAGTACCTCCGGCCGAATCCATAAAGTAATCTAAAGAGGCCAAAAATAGTAAAAATATAGCTAAAATAGGCAGTAATGCCCTAAATATAGTTTTTTTACATAATATGCGCGCCCCTTTTTTGCTGCAGGGGTGCAGTAAATATGCTTAGGTGAGGCAAAATAGGCCAAAAACAGCCAAAAAAGGGATTAAGATGGCTAAAAAAAGCCGAAACACGGCCTTTTTACATAACGTATTATGCGCTTTTTCCCTGAATGGGCGTGGTAAATATCTTGAGCCAGATCACGATAGACCAAAAATGGCTAAAAATGGCTAAAAAAGGCTAGAAATGAACTAAAATAGCTCAAATATAGCCCGTTTGACATAATGCCTCCGGGAATGGAAGGGCTCCGGCATAACCCCTAAAGATGTATTTTCCTCGCGGGCCCGAACAACGGTGGCCGAGCGCATGGGATTGTGCTATACATATTAGGGGTGCGGCAGAGGTGGAGGGTGGGGTATGGGATGGAAGACATAGTCTGTGACGGGCCGGTATGCAGGGCTCCCGAGGCTTACGAGCCCTGCCGGATGCTCTAAAAATGGAAAGAAATTACTTCCGAATTTTTGTAAGAGATGTTATAAATTAAGAG includes these proteins:
- a CDS encoding DUF4433 domain-containing protein — encoded protein: MTVPVQPKIYHIMHVDRLPSIIADGSLWCDREVGRRLLPGSTIGMEAIKQRRLNEITLTSHPTLYVGDCVPFYFCPRSTMLYVIYQGNLPDLTYRDGQGSIIHLEADLHESVAWAEQNQKRWAFTLSNAGSRFFEDRCDLNQLDEVKWDAVQTNRWSGNGISPSVKEGKQAEFLIEGQCPWELVERIGVLSSNVREKASAAIRAATHKPLVEIMPNWYY
- a CDS encoding rhomboid family intramembrane serine protease, which codes for MIPLKDDNPTSTFPYVTVALIALNTMVFIYQSSLGQGMLGPIKLGQVKLDLFILKAGAIPYEITRLRDIIPENFLPPPLSLFTAMFVHGGFMHLGGNMLYLWIFGDNIEDRLGHLKFLIFYLSTGVVASLTHVVIHPDSAIPMIGASGAVAGILGAYFLLFPRAHVKTLIIVFFFIRVVSIPAVIFLGIWFAFQVLSTAAGGGIAWYAHIGGFVAGTAVVWSAVGGGKGRKRGRRGR
- a CDS encoding glycosyltransferase family 39 protein, which encodes MLEGVPPYAKAYNMKMPGIYAAYAVIMAAFGQTPAGIHLGLLVINAVTIVLVFLLARRIYDPFTGAAAAGFFALLSLSPSVQGIFANAEHFVILPALGGILLLLRAVESGRGGGEGGEGGGGSLFLIGLLLGVAFIMKQHGAFFVAFGGLYLLFGELGRRPVVWSRCVRRCLLFSAAAALPLVLTCTILFYAGVFDRFWFWTFVYPREYLAQTDLSVGLRVLWLRLAIMYGSAAFVWGLATMGLVSILCNKRTRDRSLFPAGFIAASLLSTCPGLYFRPHYFILLLPAIALLGGVGASSVARLFFNARTPAFKKGAAAVLALAAFFHGAYQENDFFFRMGPLEATRKVYGIRPFPETVEVASYIREHSSDNDSIAVIGSEPQIYFYSGRRSATGYIYTYAMLEDHEYALKMQREMAREIESARPEFLVFVNALSSWGVSEWPGGFIFDWFDEYRRKHFDLVGVVHIVSPERTVYRWGEEVSGYPPLSDNRLDIYKRK